From one Fusobacterium mortiferum ATCC 9817 genomic stretch:
- the zupT gene encoding zinc transporter ZupT, with protein sequence MFDDNSVRALILSFIAGMSTLIGTLVVFIVKQRSEKLVSASLGFAGGVMISVSFTDLLPNANELLQSYSGEKIGIILSTIFLLLGIVIAGGLDRFVPHIEEQQGEDYKHQNLFRVGFVSTLAIGLHNFPEGIATFMAGYDNLALGLSITLAIAMHNIPEGISVAMPIYFSTGSIGKAFKYTFLSGIAEPIGALLAFLILKPYINDFSLGAIFSVISGIMLYIAIEELIPSSRQYGYIRTALISTFIGIILMPLTHIL encoded by the coding sequence ATGTTTGATGATAATAGTGTAAGGGCTTTGATTCTATCTTTTATAGCAGGAATGTCAACTTTAATAGGGACATTAGTTGTTTTTATTGTGAAACAGAGAAGTGAAAAATTAGTTAGTGCATCATTAGGGTTTGCTGGTGGAGTGATGATAAGTGTATCTTTTACTGATTTATTGCCCAACGCTAATGAGCTTTTGCAAAGTTATTCTGGAGAAAAAATAGGGATAATTTTAAGTACAATATTTTTGTTACTTGGAATAGTTATAGCTGGAGGACTTGATAGATTTGTACCTCATATTGAGGAGCAGCAAGGGGAAGATTATAAGCATCAAAATCTATTTAGAGTAGGATTTGTGTCAACTTTAGCTATAGGGTTACATAATTTTCCAGAAGGGATAGCTACATTTATGGCTGGTTATGATAACTTAGCATTGGGATTATCTATTACTTTAGCTATAGCTATGCACAATATACCTGAAGGAATTTCTGTGGCTATGCCAATCTATTTTTCTACTGGAAGTATAGGAAAAGCTTTTAAATATACTTTTTTATCTGGAATAGCTGAACCTATAGGAGCTCTTTTAGCTTTTTTAATTTTAAAACCTTATATAAATGATTTTTCACTTGGGGCAATTTTTTCAGTTATTTCAGGAATAATGTTATATATTGCAATAGAAGAGCTTATTCCAAGTTCAAGACAGTATGGATATATTAGGACAGCTCTTATTTCTACTTTTATTGGAATAATTTTAATGCCACTTACTCATATATTATAA
- the rapZ gene encoding RNase adapter RapZ translates to MSKKKIVIVTGLSGSGKTTALNVLEDMGYYTVDNLPCEIGIPFISSSIEKIALGMDIRSFKKIEEFTNFLKDLRGNPDVICSIIFLQASKEVILNRYNLTRRRHPVEEKTLLQSIRKEREIMADVKELSTGIIDTSFDKPKELTEKLKTVLGLDVDIKDINIHVQSFGFKYGIPIDVDLVFDVRFLPNPYYIDELKPKSGLDKEVSDYVMSFDISQEFFKKLMDMFDFLIPHYIKEGKKHLTIGIGCSGGKHRSVTFAELIYKELSEIENLNVYVNHREKERGNW, encoded by the coding sequence ATGAGTAAGAAAAAAATAGTAATTGTAACAGGGTTAAGTGGTAGTGGAAAAACAACAGCTTTAAATGTACTTGAAGATATGGGGTATTATACAGTAGATAATTTACCTTGTGAGATAGGTATTCCATTTATAAGTTCATCAATTGAAAAGATAGCTCTTGGTATGGATATACGTTCTTTTAAAAAAATAGAAGAGTTTACAAATTTTTTAAAAGACTTGAGAGGTAACCCAGATGTAATATGTTCAATTATATTTTTACAAGCATCTAAAGAAGTAATTTTAAATAGATATAATCTTACTAGGAGAAGACACCCAGTAGAAGAGAAAACTTTACTTCAAAGTATTAGAAAAGAAAGAGAAATAATGGCAGATGTAAAGGAGTTGTCTACTGGAATAATTGATACAAGTTTTGATAAACCAAAAGAATTGACAGAAAAATTAAAAACAGTTTTAGGTTTAGATGTAGATATAAAAGATATAAATATTCATGTTCAATCTTTTGGATTTAAATATGGTATTCCTATTGATGTAGATTTAGTTTTTGATGTAAGATTTTTACCAAATCCTTATTATATAGATGAATTAAAACCTAAAAGTGGGCTGGATAAAGAGGTATCTGATTATGTAATGAGTTTTGATATATCACAAGAATTTTTTAAAAAATTAATGGATATGTTTGATTTCTTAATACCTCATTATATAAAAGAGGGAAAGAAACATCTTACAATAGGAATAGGTTGCAGTGGAGGAAAGCATCGTTCTGTAACTTTTGCTGAGTTAATATATAAAGAGTTATCAGAGATTGAGAATCTTAATGTCTATGTAAATCATAGAGAGAAAGAGAGAGGAAATTGGTAG
- the uvrC gene encoding excinuclease ABC subunit UvrC, translated as MVEIFDIKKLDIPENPGVYLMKKNSKVIYVGKAKNLKNRVSSYFNREHESEKTRELVKNIEDIEFIICNSELDALVLENNLIKKYTPKYNILLKDEKTYPYIRISKENFPNIKIIRTTKALDTKSGLYFGPYPFGAWNLKKALVKIFKIRDCERDMNKIYPRPCLKYFMKMCPGPCTYKDIFLEYNGQVERVKNLLKGKEKEVIASLKKDMEKAAEDMRFEEAINLREQIKEVESAVVNQVTEYGKELDEDIFLMQKEGEKVFICVLNVRDGKILGKISTHIDLKDKIEGNLEENIVTAFYSKHPIPKSIVFQEKMEDELNLVREILELQRGKKVEFHFPKIKSRRKELLEMGELNISRDIESYFKKKSVVEEGLYKIYTELSLKKYPRKIECFDISNIQGKDAVASMSVSVEGRASKKDYRKFKITCKDTPDDFAMMREVITRRYSKLPEHEFPDIVLIDGGLGQINAAGEVFKEIGKDGIAELLSLAKRDEEIYKYGEAIPYSFPKEWEALKIFQRVRDEAHRFGITYHRKLRSKRVISSELDKVEGVGAKRREVLLKEFGSVKKILEEDVDSLARFVPRKVAENILDTLKNNKDT; from the coding sequence TTGGTAGAAATTTTTGATATAAAAAAATTAGATATTCCAGAAAATCCTGGGGTATATTTAATGAAAAAAAATAGTAAAGTTATCTATGTAGGAAAGGCTAAAAACTTAAAAAATAGAGTTTCTTCTTATTTTAACAGGGAACATGAAAGTGAAAAAACAAGGGAATTAGTAAAAAATATTGAGGATATAGAGTTTATAATTTGTAATAGTGAGCTGGATGCTTTAGTATTAGAAAATAATTTAATAAAAAAATATACACCTAAATATAATATTCTTTTGAAAGATGAAAAGACTTACCCATACATAAGGATAAGTAAAGAGAATTTTCCCAATATAAAGATAATAAGAACAACAAAAGCTTTAGATACAAAATCAGGTCTTTATTTTGGACCTTATCCCTTTGGAGCTTGGAATTTAAAAAAGGCTCTAGTTAAAATTTTTAAAATACGAGATTGTGAAAGAGATATGAATAAGATATATCCTCGTCCATGTTTAAAATATTTTATGAAAATGTGTCCAGGTCCTTGTACATATAAGGATATTTTTTTAGAGTATAATGGACAGGTAGAGCGAGTAAAAAATCTTTTAAAAGGAAAAGAGAAAGAGGTAATAGCCTCCCTTAAAAAAGATATGGAAAAAGCTGCTGAAGATATGAGATTTGAAGAAGCTATCAATTTGAGAGAGCAGATAAAAGAAGTAGAGAGTGCTGTTGTAAATCAAGTAACAGAGTATGGGAAAGAGTTAGATGAAGATATTTTTCTTATGCAAAAAGAGGGGGAAAAGGTTTTTATCTGTGTTTTAAATGTTAGAGATGGAAAAATTCTTGGAAAGATATCTACACATATTGATTTGAAAGATAAGATAGAGGGAAATTTAGAAGAAAATATAGTGACTGCTTTTTATTCTAAGCATCCAATACCTAAGAGTATAGTTTTTCAAGAAAAGATGGAAGATGAATTAAATCTTGTAAGAGAGATTTTAGAGTTACAAAGAGGAAAAAAAGTGGAATTTCACTTTCCTAAGATAAAAAGTAGAAGAAAAGAGCTTTTAGAAATGGGAGAGTTGAATATTTCTAGAGATATAGAGAGTTATTTTAAAAAGAAATCTGTAGTGGAAGAGGGGCTATATAAAATATATACAGAGTTATCTTTAAAAAAATATCCAAGAAAGATAGAGTGTTTTGATATTTCAAATATTCAAGGAAAGGATGCTGTTGCTTCTATGAGTGTATCAGTAGAGGGAAGAGCATCTAAAAAGGATTATAGAAAATTTAAAATAACTTGCAAAGATACTCCAGATGATTTTGCTATGATGAGAGAGGTAATTACAAGAAGGTATAGTAAACTACCAGAGCATGAGTTTCCTGATATAGTTTTAATAGATGGAGGACTTGGACAGATAAATGCAGCTGGAGAGGTTTTTAAAGAGATAGGAAAAGATGGAATAGCTGAATTACTAAGTCTAGCCAAAAGAGATGAGGAGATATATAAATATGGAGAAGCTATCCCCTATTCATTTCCAAAGGAGTGGGAGGCTCTAAAAATTTTCCAAAGAGTTAGAGATGAAGCTCATAGATTTGGTATAACTTATCATAGAAAGCTTAGAAGTAAAAGAGTAATCTCTTCAGAGTTAGATAAGGTAGAAGGAGTAGGAGCAAAGAGAAGAGAGGTACTATTAAAAGAATTTGGCTCAGTAAAAAAAATACTGGAAGAAGATGTGGACTCTTTAGCTAGATTTGTACCTAGAAAAGTAGCAGAGAATATTTTAGATACCTTAAAAAATAATAAAGATACATAA
- the nifJ gene encoding pyruvate:ferredoxin (flavodoxin) oxidoreductase: MVKKMQTMDGNQAAAYASYAFTEVAGIYPITPSSPMAEYTDEWASKGMKNIFGVPVKVVEMQSEAGAAGTVHGSLQAGALTTTYTASQGLLLKIPNMYKIAGELLPGVIHVSARALSAQALSIFGDHQDIYAARQTGFAMLATNSVQEVMDLAGVAHLAAIKTRVPFLHFFDGFRTSHEIQKVEVMDYEVFKNLIDMDAVQAFRERALNPEHPVTRGTAENDDVYFQTREAQNKFYDAVPDVVAHYMAEISKVTGRDYKPFNYYGAPDADRIIVAMGSICPISEETIDYLNAKGEKVGILSVHLYRPFSAKYFFDVFPSTVKKIAVLDRTKEPGSQGEPLLLDIQSLFYGRENAPVIVGGRYGLSSKDTTPAHVIAVFDNLKLDQPKDRFTVGIVDDVTFTSLEVGAPVTVTGDDVKECLFFGLGADGTVGANKNSIKIIGDKTDLYAQGYFAYDSKKSGGVTRSHLRFGKSPIKASYLISNPHFVACSVPAYLHQYDMTSGIRKGGSLLVNCIWDAEEAVKQIPNKVKRDLAKNGARLFIINATKLAEEIGLGQRTNTIMQAAFFKLADIIPFEEAQQYMKDYAKKSYAKKGDDIVQMNYNAIDKGAEGLIEVPVDPAWADLPVEELKPAEECCSCGCGHEKSKTELFVERIAKPINAIKGYDLPVSAFNGYEDGTFENGTSAFEKRGIAVHVPEWKAENCIQCNQCSYVCPHAVIRPFLMTEEEKAASPVELTTIKPVGKGLEGLQYRMQVSTLDCTGCGSCANVCPAKEKALVMVTIGESLEKQEDKKADYLFNHVEYRSDLMSKDTVKGSQFSQPLFEFHGACPGCGETPYLKTITQLFGERMMIANATGCSSIYSGSAPATPYTTNKDGHGPSWGSSLFEDNAEYGMGMHVAVETMRDRLQNIMEENMDKVPAEVAELFKEWIENRSFAAKSREVSDKIVAALEGKDCAVCKEILSLKQYLAKKSQWIFGGDGWAYDIGYGGVDHVLASKEDINVVVLDTEVYSNTGGQASKSTPTGAIAKFAAAGKSVKKKDLAAIAMSYGHIYVAQVCMGANQQQYLKALKEAEAYNGPSLIIAYAPCINHGLKKGMAKVQNEMKMATECGYWPIFRYNPALEAEGKNPLQIDCKEPNWDKYEEYLLGEVRYATLSKANPAEAKDLYERNKAEAQRRWRQYNRLAAMDFSAEKK, encoded by the coding sequence ATGGTTAAAAAAATGCAGACAATGGATGGAAACCAAGCTGCAGCATACGCTTCATATGCGTTTACTGAAGTAGCTGGAATTTATCCTATCACTCCATCATCACCAATGGCTGAGTATACTGATGAATGGGCTTCAAAAGGAATGAAAAACATATTTGGAGTACCAGTTAAAGTTGTAGAAATGCAATCAGAGGCTGGAGCAGCAGGAACTGTACACGGTTCTTTACAAGCTGGAGCATTAACAACAACTTATACAGCATCACAAGGGTTATTATTAAAAATACCTAACATGTACAAAATAGCTGGAGAGTTATTACCAGGAGTAATACACGTATCAGCAAGAGCACTATCTGCTCAAGCTCTATCTATCTTCGGAGACCACCAAGATATTTATGCAGCTAGACAAACTGGATTTGCTATGTTAGCAACTAACTCAGTTCAAGAAGTTATGGACCTTGCAGGAGTAGCTCACTTAGCAGCTATCAAAACAAGAGTACCTTTCTTACACTTCTTTGATGGATTCAGAACTTCTCATGAAATTCAAAAAGTAGAAGTAATGGATTATGAAGTATTCAAAAACTTAATTGATATGGACGCTGTACAAGCTTTCAGAGAAAGAGCTCTTAACCCAGAGCACCCAGTAACAAGAGGAACTGCAGAAAACGATGACGTTTATTTCCAAACAAGAGAAGCTCAAAACAAATTCTATGATGCAGTACCAGATGTAGTAGCTCACTACATGGCAGAAATCTCTAAAGTAACTGGAAGAGATTACAAACCTTTCAATTACTATGGAGCACCAGATGCTGATAGAATAATCGTAGCTATGGGATCAATTTGTCCTATATCAGAAGAAACAATAGATTACTTAAATGCTAAAGGGGAAAAAGTAGGAATCTTATCTGTACACTTATACAGACCATTCTCTGCTAAATACTTCTTTGATGTATTCCCATCAACAGTTAAGAAAATCGCAGTTCTTGATAGAACAAAAGAGCCTGGATCACAAGGAGAGCCATTATTACTTGATATTCAATCTCTATTCTATGGAAGAGAAAATGCTCCAGTAATAGTTGGAGGAAGATATGGACTATCTTCAAAAGATACAACTCCAGCTCATGTAATAGCTGTATTTGATAATTTAAAATTAGACCAACCAAAAGACAGATTCACAGTAGGAATAGTAGATGACGTTACATTTACTTCACTAGAAGTAGGAGCACCTGTAACTGTAACTGGTGACGATGTAAAAGAGTGTCTATTCTTCGGATTAGGAGCTGACGGAACAGTTGGAGCTAACAAAAACTCAATAAAAATCATCGGAGATAAAACAGATTTATATGCACAAGGATATTTCGCATATGACTCTAAAAAATCAGGAGGAGTTACTAGATCTCACTTAAGATTTGGAAAATCTCCTATTAAAGCAAGCTACTTAATTTCTAACCCACATTTCGTAGCATGTTCAGTACCAGCTTACTTACACCAATATGATATGACTTCAGGAATCAGAAAAGGTGGTTCTTTACTAGTTAACTGTATTTGGGATGCTGAAGAAGCTGTAAAACAAATACCTAACAAAGTTAAGAGAGACTTAGCTAAAAACGGAGCTAGATTATTCATAATCAACGCTACTAAATTAGCTGAAGAAATTGGATTAGGACAAAGAACAAATACAATAATGCAAGCTGCTTTCTTTAAACTAGCTGACATTATTCCATTTGAAGAAGCTCAACAATACATGAAAGACTATGCTAAAAAGTCTTATGCTAAAAAAGGTGACGATATAGTTCAAATGAACTACAACGCTATTGATAAAGGAGCAGAAGGATTAATCGAAGTACCAGTAGATCCAGCTTGGGCTGACTTACCAGTTGAAGAATTAAAACCAGCTGAAGAGTGTTGTTCATGTGGATGTGGACACGAAAAATCAAAAACTGAGTTATTCGTAGAAAGAATTGCTAAACCTATCAACGCAATTAAAGGATACGATTTACCAGTTTCTGCTTTCAACGGATATGAAGATGGAACTTTCGAAAACGGAACTTCTGCTTTCGAAAAGAGAGGAATTGCAGTTCACGTTCCTGAGTGGAAAGCTGAAAACTGTATCCAATGTAACCAATGTTCATATGTATGTCCACATGCAGTAATCAGACCATTCTTAATGACTGAAGAAGAAAAAGCTGCATCTCCAGTTGAGTTAACAACTATTAAACCAGTTGGAAAAGGATTAGAAGGATTACAATATAGAATGCAAGTTTCTACTTTAGACTGTACAGGATGTGGATCTTGTGCTAACGTATGTCCAGCTAAAGAGAAAGCATTAGTAATGGTAACAATCGGAGAATCATTAGAGAAACAAGAAGACAAGAAAGCTGATTACTTATTCAACCATGTTGAGTATAGAAGCGACTTAATGTCTAAAGATACTGTAAAAGGATCTCAATTCTCTCAACCATTATTCGAGTTCCACGGAGCATGTCCAGGATGTGGAGAAACTCCATACTTAAAAACTATAACTCAATTATTTGGAGAAAGAATGATGATAGCTAACGCTACTGGATGTTCTTCAATATACAGTGGATCTGCACCAGCTACTCCATATACAACTAACAAAGATGGACATGGACCATCATGGGGATCATCTCTATTCGAAGACAACGCTGAGTACGGAATGGGAATGCACGTTGCTGTAGAAACTATGAGAGATAGACTTCAAAATATAATGGAAGAAAATATGGATAAAGTTCCAGCAGAAGTTGCTGAGTTGTTCAAAGAATGGATTGAAAACAGATCATTTGCTGCTAAATCAAGAGAAGTATCTGATAAGATAGTTGCTGCTTTAGAAGGAAAAGACTGTGCAGTATGTAAAGAAATCTTAAGCTTAAAACAATACTTAGCTAAGAAATCTCAATGGATATTCGGAGGAGACGGATGGGCTTACGACATCGGTTATGGTGGAGTTGACCACGTTCTAGCTTCTAAAGAGGATATCAACGTTGTAGTTCTAGATACAGAGGTTTACTCAAATACTGGAGGACAAGCTTCTAAATCAACTCCTACAGGAGCAATTGCAAAATTCGCAGCTGCAGGAAAATCAGTTAAGAAGAAAGACCTTGCTGCAATAGCTATGTCTTATGGACATATCTATGTAGCTCAAGTATGTATGGGTGCAAACCAACAACAATACTTAAAAGCATTAAAAGAAGCTGAAGCTTATAATGGACCATCTTTAATCATCGCATACGCTCCATGTATCAACCACGGATTAAAGAAAGGAATGGCTAAAGTTCAAAACGAAATGAAGATGGCTACTGAGTGTGGATACTGGCCAATATTCAGATATAACCCTGCATTAGAAGCAGAAGGTAAAAACCCACTTCAAATCGATTGTAAAGAGCCTAACTGGGATAAATATGAAGAGTACTTATTAGGAGAAGTAAGATATGCTACTCTTTCTAAAGCTAACCCAGCTGAAGCTAAAGATCTTTATGAGAGAAATAAAGCAGAAGCTCAAAGAAGATGGAGACAATACAACAGACTTGCTGCTATGGACTTCTCTGCTGAGAAAAAATAA
- a CDS encoding pyridoxamine kinase yields MESLVKKVAAIHDLSGYGRASLTTIIPILSNMKVQVCPVPTAILSTHTGGFEGYSFIDLTDYMQEHIAHWKRLDLEFDCIYSGFLGSPKQIEIVADFIDYFGKKSKFIVVDPVMGDNGKLYSTMDNEMVVGMRNLIKKADIITPNFTEVMYLLGKEYDKNIDIEKVKEYLKELSNMGPKIVIATSVPEIEENKMDKKTSVVAYDRENDVFWRVSCRYIPASYPGTGDAYTSVVIGSLLQGDSLPMAIERGVQFITQCIMASYGFKYPKKEGVLLEKMLDVLKMPMIATNYEMLE; encoded by the coding sequence ATGGAAAGTTTAGTAAAAAAAGTTGCAGCAATACATGATTTATCAGGATATGGAAGAGCATCATTAACGACAATTATACCAATTTTATCAAATATGAAAGTACAGGTTTGTCCAGTACCTACTGCTATTTTATCTACACATACTGGAGGATTTGAAGGATATAGTTTTATAGATTTAACTGATTATATGCAAGAACATATTGCCCATTGGAAGAGATTAGATTTAGAGTTTGATTGTATTTACTCTGGATTTTTAGGATCTCCTAAACAAATAGAAATAGTAGCAGATTTTATAGATTATTTTGGGAAAAAGTCTAAGTTTATAGTTGTTGATCCAGTAATGGGAGATAATGGGAAATTATATAGTACTATGGATAATGAAATGGTAGTAGGAATGAGAAATCTTATAAAAAAAGCTGATATAATAACACCTAATTTTACTGAAGTAATGTATTTATTAGGAAAAGAGTATGATAAAAATATAGATATAGAAAAAGTAAAAGAGTATTTAAAAGAATTATCAAATATGGGACCTAAGATTGTAATAGCAACAAGTGTTCCAGAAATTGAAGAAAATAAGATGGATAAAAAAACAAGTGTGGTAGCATATGATAGAGAGAATGATGTTTTTTGGAGAGTAAGTTGTAGATATATCCCAGCTTCATATCCTGGAACTGGAGATGCATATACAAGTGTAGTAATAGGAAGTTTACTTCAAGGTGATAGTTTACCAATGGCAATAGAAAGAGGAGTTCAATTTATAACACAATGTATAATGGCTAGTTATGGATTCAAATATCCTAAAAAAGAAGGGGTACTTTTGGAAAAAATGTTAGATGTTTTAAAAATGCCGATGATAGCCACAAATTATGAGATGTTAGAATAG
- a CDS encoding SpoIIE family protein phosphatase: MIYFIFILAIGLMLYYSKKKEEEMTEAMMTILTSIRNKKQLEDVPEILKEEYEDTIKNVIKQDLELENSIGELREYRKELEETYNSLVQKSTQLEYSNQILERRVENLSNLNSLSRAVLSVLDLDNIINIILDAYFVLTGAKRISLYLWEAEGLINKKTKGECNFKENLLFSEEEIKEFTKKDYQEMYEKLSKKFILADNEVIVISPLVVKEKQLGVIYVIEDKNKLIDLDEETISALVIQVSIAINNAQIYSELIVKERMSNELDVASRIQKKILPADVDEIFGLEIAQYFEPAKEIGGDYYDYTILDDNVFSITIADVSGKGVPAAFLMALGRSVLKTLTLTGDFAPNENLNELNKIIYSDITEDMFITMMHSKYNKENKTLYYSNAGHNPLVVYRASTDSIELHTVKGVAIGFLEEYKYRQGEIQLNKGDIVIFYTDGITEAENSNKEMFGLERLKEVIYNNKNKSPKELRKVILESINRFRKDYEQTDDLTFVILKSNV, from the coding sequence ATGATATACTTTATTTTTATACTTGCTATAGGGTTGATGCTGTATTATTCTAAGAAAAAAGAGGAAGAGATGACAGAAGCAATGATGACTATCCTTACAAGTATCAGGAATAAAAAACAGCTAGAAGATGTTCCAGAAATCTTAAAAGAAGAGTATGAAGATACAATAAAAAATGTTATAAAGCAAGATTTAGAATTGGAAAATTCTATTGGAGAGTTGAGAGAGTACAGAAAAGAATTAGAGGAAACTTACAACTCTTTGGTACAAAAATCTACTCAGTTAGAATATAGTAACCAAATACTAGAGAGAAGGGTAGAAAATCTATCTAATTTAAACTCTTTATCAAGAGCTGTACTTTCAGTGTTGGATTTAGATAATATTATAAATATTATATTAGATGCTTATTTTGTGCTTACAGGAGCAAAAAGGATATCTCTATACCTTTGGGAAGCTGAAGGGCTTATCAATAAAAAAACAAAGGGAGAGTGTAATTTTAAAGAGAATCTACTTTTTTCTGAAGAGGAGATAAAGGAGTTCACTAAAAAAGATTACCAAGAGATGTATGAGAAACTATCTAAAAAATTTATATTGGCGGATAATGAAGTGATAGTAATATCCCCTCTAGTAGTAAAAGAGAAACAACTAGGAGTTATCTATGTAATAGAGGATAAGAATAAATTGATTGATTTAGATGAGGAGACTATATCAGCTCTAGTTATTCAAGTCTCTATTGCTATCAATAATGCTCAAATATATTCTGAACTTATTGTAAAAGAGAGAATGTCTAACGAACTTGATGTTGCCTCAAGAATTCAAAAGAAAATTCTACCAGCAGATGTAGATGAGATATTTGGTCTTGAGATAGCTCAATATTTTGAACCTGCTAAGGAGATAGGTGGAGATTACTATGACTACACAATCTTAGATGACAATGTTTTCTCTATTACGATAGCAGATGTAAGTGGTAAAGGAGTACCAGCAGCTTTCTTGATGGCATTAGGTAGGTCAGTACTGAAAACTCTTACTTTAACTGGAGATTTTGCTCCTAATGAAAACTTAAATGAATTAAATAAAATAATCTACTCAGATATAACTGAGGATATGTTTATAACTATGATGCATAGTAAATATAATAAGGAAAATAAAACTCTTTATTACTCTAATGCTGGACACAATCCACTTGTAGTATATAGAGCAAGTACTGATAGTATAGAGTTACACACTGTAAAAGGTGTAGCAATAGGATTCTTAGAAGAATATAAATATAGACAAGGGGAGATTCAACTGAATAAAGGAGATATAGTTATATTCTATACCGATGGAATTACTGAAGCAGAAAATAGTAATAAAGAGATGTTTGGGTTAGAAAGATTAAAAGAGGTAATCTATAATAATAAAAATAAATCTCCAAAAGAGTTAAGAAAAGTTATTCTTGAATCAATAAATAGATTTAGAAAAGATTATGAACAGACAGACGATTTGACATTTGTAATATTGAAAAGCAATGTCTAA
- a CDS encoding radical SAM protein yields MYDIYDYPLYRPPSEAHSLILQITLGCSHNKCTFCNMYKDKKFRIKTLDEIKEEIDFFRAQIKYVRRIFLADGDALIIKTSTLLEILNYLNEKFPEKERVSIYASPKSLMLKTPEELRTLKETGIELVYIGLESGDNEVLTNVNKGSTVENFIVGVKKAKEVGFQTSITVIAGLAGKNKDASKKHALKTAYAIQEVSPKYLGILCLNILPNTILAKQAEKGKFIEASSYEIINEIKIMIENLNISKNSPLTLRANHISNYLNLQGTLPEDKEKILSNINYVLKNNNVIEKVQRNSL; encoded by the coding sequence ATGTATGATATCTACGACTATCCACTATATAGACCACCCAGTGAAGCTCATAGCCTTATTTTGCAAATCACTTTAGGTTGTTCTCATAATAAATGTACATTTTGTAATATGTATAAAGATAAAAAATTTAGAATTAAAACTCTTGATGAGATAAAAGAAGAAATAGATTTTTTTAGAGCTCAAATAAAGTATGTCCGTAGAATTTTCCTCGCTGATGGGGATGCTCTTATAATCAAAACCTCTACTCTTTTAGAAATTTTAAATTATTTAAATGAAAAATTTCCAGAAAAAGAAAGAGTTTCTATATATGCTAGCCCCAAATCTCTTATGCTAAAAACACCTGAAGAGTTAAGGACACTTAAAGAAACTGGAATAGAATTAGTATATATTGGTCTTGAAAGTGGTGATAATGAGGTTCTTACTAATGTAAATAAAGGAAGTACAGTTGAAAATTTTATAGTTGGAGTTAAAAAAGCTAAAGAAGTTGGATTTCAAACTTCAATAACAGTTATAGCTGGCTTAGCTGGAAAAAACAAAGATGCTAGTAAAAAACACGCTCTTAAAACAGCTTATGCTATTCAAGAGGTTTCTCCAAAATATTTGGGAATACTTTGTTTAAATATTCTTCCAAATACTATATTGGCTAAACAAGCTGAAAAAGGAAAATTTATAGAAGCTTCTAGTTATGAAATAATTAATGAAATAAAAATAATGATTGAAAATTTAAACATTTCTAAAAATTCTCCTCTTACATTAAGAGCTAACCATATATCAAATTATTTAAACCTTCAAGGTACACTTCCTGAAGATAAAGAAAAAATTTTATCTAATATTAATTATGTTTTAAAAAATAATAATGTGATAGAGAAAGTTCAACGTAATTCACTATAA
- a CDS encoding DUF6485 family protein — translation MTAKEFCTCTDHKCPLNPINHDRGCELCVKKCLQLNEIPSCFFKKISLEKPENNIYTFQSFADFVNKYSK, via the coding sequence ATGACAGCAAAAGAATTTTGTACTTGTACTGACCACAAATGCCCACTTAATCCTATTAATCACGATAGAGGATGTGAGCTATGTGTAAAAAAATGTTTACAGCTTAATGAAATACCTTCGTGCTTTTTCAAAAAAATATCTTTGGAAAAACCAGAAAATAATATCTATACTTTCCAAAGCTTTGCAGATTTTGTAAATAAATATTCTAAATAA